The Accipiter gentilis chromosome 14, bAccGen1.1, whole genome shotgun sequence genome contains a region encoding:
- the LOC126045535 gene encoding centrosome-associated protein CEP250-like, which produces MAARSQASLRRRLQSSEEAQHRQAVLVRKLQAKVLQYRTRCRELEQQLAAGGGPLPGRWEATEDQSLEKALLRVEEEQQRCENLAEVNTLLQEQLDEANAVNSALKEDVGRLTVDWMRAREELEVKESEWRSERELYDSYLRGERSRLLSLWRQVVTFRCHFLEMKTATDRDLSELKAEQMRLSGSILVNCSRLNCGVRPWAPVTPGRPVLEDQAQQQAGEEISQKTWEVMRLQVEGDPEKKELQDRLKDLAALEGEHSLLQSELVVAREMLEESHLQRDLLKQEKHELTVALEKAEQSVAELTGAQNKLTAEIADLQVAAANMSSINEALALDKVQLNKLVLQLEQEHDVLSGKVDEMERAKISDQEKLNLCERANEALSAEKAHLEQLLKKAEEQQEGLQAELRMLAEEKAETQEKLNEVHRQQESASSGLEQLRQESSRQVQALANVSKEKELLAHEKAALEARLAATERDRRGLAEQLAEARCGRETLESSLLEAQQRLSQLEIARSQLEIQLQTVRQAKEVIQGEVKCLQCELEAERSLMKQERENMAQQLLRTEEQYNDTLKLRETAHEVEINKLRQELASKREGHHSELQEMLEQWEKEKAETEREHEKKLFDMKQKVATMQAQQEEERTRAESAKQEQERDRLRAVKEELVREMKLLQDSVTASETRANAATDRNRCLEQELQTTLSVLKIKNEEVETQREKIQMLQKEAAQRQALQESLTHMTAILSEREGEMKLYQEQMRMLENQKEMHETTVSEVIKDITEKNQKVESQQEQLQELEKQQEMLRTAVSKMSKELEERDREIGSQQEQIRELEKQRELQRTAVSKMSKELEERDREMRFQEGKIMTLERDGASQVRNLQVDLDHMKGNLKEKNLELQSLTQQIQALEMEREQVKSLHASLGHLRAVLKDRESECDSQRDQLRLLQQYKEQQEGYLQELRGTLEKMTLSLSEKDQELESQQKQIREAEEVMEMQLRTVRDQLEQTLGALKEKDRLLDIQKQQARSYAEKTEEQMNVLHRDLEYTTAVLKEKDLMIESQKELIETFQKQERGSGQQKEILQQLQVALKEKEHEILSLRKQCEAWKEKEERHEAEQTNLQATKLTLKEREEKVEVLEEAIAKLQQQKEEAAMQTEAIQQKLEYAESSLEARDQEIVSLQEHVQELREQKELEGKRAKSLEQDLDKMSQILKENHSEFLRQTEQMNMFRLREESTKVALTSCQQQVDLLEQAVRKRDEDNETLMQKLQRQEEELKTLQNLQLRLTKENEEVRHGREREKLLEEALREKEQEAKAEGELKELKEEVRALREDLQHVQPTLTKKDEEIKNHRDRVGYLEKTLREREQELRRQSELLKQLTSALRWKDGGETLQKQIQKLQKWEEEEAEKRRVLQERDRSLQRQKELTQQLEDERKAKGEELERTIAVLKQTESREVKWKEKAQALTLALTKSEMANGTLREEIAILQSMVSERDTDRFHHQQAIAEGEQLSWLSEKRLLSQQLECLQRAVARLELEKAELKQLNAELRRTLEQVERERRRLKRYHSGRSLPDACGFSLSDQHKMAASRQEESHARCSRRLAELQNQVRSGKALVKSCRGCTEGHSFARCYSPSFVWLSGSEYTRQWKYPVSQTHLLAMATQRHAPRSRLWLA; this is translated from the exons ATGGCGGCGCGGAGCCAGGCCTCCCTGCGGCGCCGGCTGCAGAGCTCGGAGGAGGCGCAGCACCGGCAAGCGGTGCTGGTGCGGAAGCTGCAGGCGAAG GTACTGCAGTACCGGACTCGGTGTCGAgagttggagcagcagctggcagcaggaggg ggaccccttccaggcaggtgggaagccacagaagaccagagcctggagaaagcactgcttcgggtggaagaggagcagcagag gTGTGAGAATCTGGCAGAAGTGAACACTCTCCTGCAGGAACAGCTCGATGAAGCGAATGCGGTTAATTCAGCCCTTAAAGAAGATGTTGGAAGACTGACGGTGGATTGGATGAGGgcccgggaggagctggaagtgaaGGAGAGCGAGTGGCGCAGTGAACGTGAG CTTTATGACAGCTACCTAAGGGGTGAACGCAGCCGTCTACTCAGCCTGTGGCGTCAGGTGGTCACCTTCCGCTGTcatttcctggaaatgaagaCTGCCACTGACCG agatttgtcagagctgaaggcagagcaaatgAGGCTTTCTGGATCTATACTTGTAAACTGCTCCCGCCTAAACTGTGGCGTACGGCCCTGGGCACCCGTTacgccgggtagacctgtcctcgaggatcaggcacagcagcaagcggGAGAGGAAATAAGCCAGAAGACTTGGGAAGTGATGCGCTTACAAGTCGAAGGGGACCCGGAGAAGAAGGAGCTTCAGGACAG ACTGAAGGACTTAGCTGCACTTGAAGGAGAACACTCATTATTACAGAGCGAGTTGGTAGTCGcaagagagatgctggaggaatCGCACCTTCAGAGGGATCttctgaagcaagagaaacacgAGCTTACCGTGGCACTGGAAAAG gcagagcagtcagtaGCAGAGTTGACAGGGGCTCAGAATAAGCTGACTGCTGAGATAGCCGATCTACAGGTTGCAGCAGCGAACATGAGCAGTATCAATGAAGCTCTTGCGTTGGATAAAGTGCAGCTGAACAAACTCGTCTTGCAG ctggagcaagagcatgacgttctgtcaggcaaagtggacgagatggagagagcaaagatCTCTGACCAGGAGAAGCTGAACTTGTGTGAAAGAGCAAATGAGGCGCTGAGCGCAGagaaagcccacctggagcagctgctgaagaaagcagaggagcaacaggaggggctgcaggcagagctgaggatgctggcagaggagaaggcagaaacccaAGAGAAACTCAATGAG GTTCACCGCCAGCAAGAGTCAGCTAGCAGTGGTCTGGAGCAGTTGCGGCAGGAGTCCTCTCGCCAAGTGCAGGCACTGGCCAACGTATCCAAAGAGAAGGAATTGCTGGCGCACGAGAAGGCTGCCCTAGAGGCGCGACTGGCAGCCACGGAGCGGGACAGACGaggccttgcagagcagctggcagaggccag GTGCGGGAGGGAGACCCTGGAATCCAGCCTGCTTGAGGCTCAGCAGCGCTTATCTCAGCTGGAGATCGCCAGGAGTCAGCTTGAAATCCAACTTCAGACAGTCAGGCAGGCCAAGGAGGTGATACAAG GGGAAGTGAAGTGCCTTCAAtgtgagctggaagcagagagatctCTCATGAAGCAGGAACGGGAAAACATGGCGCAACAGCTCTTGCGGACAGAAGAGCAGTATAACGATACCCTGAAACTTCGGGAAACGGCTCACGAAGTGGAAATAAACAAGCTCCGGCAAGAGCTG GCAAGCAAGCGGGAAGGGCACCATTCAGAGCtacaggagatgctggagcagtgggaaaaggagaaggcagagacgGAAAGGGAGCACGAGAAGAAGCTGTTTGATATGAAGCAGAAAGTTGCTACCATGCAAGCTCAACAAGAGGAGGAACGGACGAGAGCGGAAAGTGCCAAGCAAGAG CAGGAACGGGACAGACTGCGAGCAGTTAAAGAAGAACTGGTACGGGAGATGAAACTTCTTCAGGACTCGGTCACAGCCTCCGAAACCCGAGCAAATGCAGCAACAGATAGGAATCGCTGCCTTGAACAAGAACTTCAAACTACAttgtctgtcttaaaaatcaaaaacGAGGAAGTGGAAACGCAGCGGGAGAAAATCCAGATGCTCCaaaaagaggcagcacagagacAAGCTTTGCAGGAGAGTCTCACTCATATGACTGCCATCCtgtcagagagggagggagaaatgaagttgtaccaggaacagatgagaatgctggagaaccagaaagaaatgcatgaaaccaCTGTCAGTGAGGTTATCAAGGACATAACAGAGAAGAACCAGAAGGTTGAATCCCAGCAAGAACAGctacaggagctggagaagcagcaagaaatgctgaggactgctgtcagcaagatgagcaaagagctggaggagagagaccgggagatcggatcccagcaagaacagatacgggagctggagaagcagcgagaactgcagaggactgctgtcagcaagatgagcaaagagctggaggagagagaccgggagatgcgattccaggaggggaaaataatgaCTCTAGAACGAGACGGTGCATCACAAGTGAGAAATCTGCAGGTGGATCTTGATCATATGAAAGGAAACTTGAAGGAGAAGAATTTGGAGCTGCAGTCTCTGACTCAGCAGATCCAAGCgctggaaatggagagagaacagGTGAAATCTCTGCACGCGAGCCTTGGACACCTGAGGGCAGTTCTTAAGGACAGAGAGAGCGAGTGTGATTCTCAAAGGGATCAGTTAAGACTCTTGCAGCAGTACAAGGAACAGCAAGAGGGCTACCTGCAAGAGCTTCGTGGTACACTAGAAAAGATGACCCTGTCTTTATCTGAAAAGGATCAAGAGCTTGagtcacaacaaaagcaaatccgGGAAGCTGAAGAAGTCATGGAAATGCAGTTAAGGACTGTCCGCGACCAACTGGAGCAGACCTTAggagccttaaaagaaaaggacagactcctagacatccaaaagcaacaagcaaggAGCTACgcggagaaaacagaagaacagatgaaTGTCTTGCACAGAGACTTAGAATACACTAcagcagtactgaaagaaaaggatttaatgaTTGAATCTCAGAAGGAACTGATTGAGACCTTCCAAAAACAAGAGCGAGGCtctggacagcagaaggaaattctgcagcagcttcaagtggcactgaaggaaaaagaacacgAAATTCTATCCCTTAGAAAGCAATGTGAggcgtggaaggaaaaggaggaaaggcatgaagctgagcaaacaaatctccaagcaacaaagctgactctgaaagaaagagaggaaaaggtagAGGTTCTGGAGGAAGCTATCGCTAagcttcaacagcaaaaggaggaggcaGCGATGCAGACCGAAGCCATACAGCAAAAACTAGAATACGCTGAATCTTCTCTAGAAGCGAGAGATCAAGAGATAGTGTCTTTGCAAGAGCACGTCCAGGAGCTTCGAGAGCAGAAGGAGTTAGAAGGCAAGCGGGCCAAGAGTCTAGAGCAGGATCTAGACAAAATGAGCCAAATCTTGAAGGAGAACCACTCGGAGTTCCTCAGGCAGACCGAGCAAATGAACATGTTCCGGCTTCGTGAAGAAAGCACGAAAGTAGCGCTAACGTCATGCCAGCAGCAAGTGGATCTGCTTGAGCAAGCGGtgaggaagagagatgaagacaATGAAACTCTCATGCAAAAACTCCAGCGCCAAGAAGAAGAACTGAAGACCTTGCAGAATCTCCAGCTGAGGCTAaccaaggagaatgaagaggtTAGGCATGGCAGAGAGCGAGAGAAGCTCCTGGAAGAAGCCTTGCGTGAGAAGGAGCAAGAGGCCAAGGCTGAAGGTGAACTAAAAGAGTTAAAAGAGGAGGTAAGAGCTCTTCGGGAAGATCTCCAGCATGTTCAGCCGACTCTGACAAAGAAGGATGAAGAGATCAAGAACCACAGAGACAGAGTCGGGTACTTAGAGAagactctgagagagagagaacaagagctTAGGAGGCAGAGCGAGCTCTTGAAACAATTAACATCAGCTTTGCGATggaaggatggcggagagaccctgcagaaacaaatccagaaactccagaaatgggaggaagaggaagcagagaagaggcgagttctccaggagagagaccgttccttgcaaagacagaaggagCTAACGCAACAACTGGAGGATGAGCGGAAAGCCAAGGGGGAAGAATTGGAGCGCACGATTGCTGTTTTGAAGCAGACCGAGAGCAGAGAagtcaaatggaaagagaaggcacAAGCTCTGACTCTTGCCCTTACCAAGAGTGAAATGGCCAATGGGACTCTGAGGGAAGAAATAGCCATCCTGCAGAGCATGGTTTCGGAGAGGGACACGGACCGGTTTCATCATCAG CAGGCTATTGCAGAAGGGGAGCAGCTATCATGGCTCTCGGAGAAGAGACTCCTGTCACAGCAGCTGGAATGTCTGCAGCGAGCAGTTGCAAGGCTGGAACTGGAGAAGGCGGAGCTGAAGCAACTCAATGCTGAGCTCAGGAGGACTCTCGAGCAG GTGGAACGCGAACGGAGGAGACTGAAGAGATATCACAGTGGTCGGTCGCTGCCGGATGCGTGCGGATTTTCGCTCTCTGACCAGCACAAGATGGCTGCTTCTAGACAG gaggagtCTCACGCTCGCTGCAGTCGTCGATTAGCTGAGTTGCAGAACCAGGTGAGGAGTGGGAAGGCTCTCGTCAAAAGCTGCCGTGGCTGTACTGAGGGGCACAGCTTTGCACGATGCTACAGCCCGAGTTTTGTTTGGCTGTCGGGAAGTGAGTACACCAGGCAGTGGAAATACCCAGTCAGTCAGACACATCTGTTGGCCATGGCCACACAACGTCATGCACCTAGGTCTAGGctctggcttgcctag